Proteins from a genomic interval of Amycolatopsis sp. cg13:
- a CDS encoding DapH/DapD/GlmU-related protein yields MFFDDERSNRLRPMILNDLVTQYMNDAERAKFFGLPESCRVRERAKIVSPDNLAMGEHCWVGEGAVLDASGGLEIGEHTSIGLNTLVFTHSSWLANMALENHSGSDLIERKPVKIGKGCFIGGLVVIMPGVTIGDFATVQPNSVVAKDVPERSLVAGNPARVFQRYDEEYIESEVKRVREENARRRALSDDPSGWGSPSGDFSGK; encoded by the coding sequence ATGTTCTTCGACGACGAGCGCAGCAACCGGCTGCGCCCGATGATCCTGAACGACCTCGTCACGCAGTACATGAACGACGCCGAGCGGGCCAAGTTCTTCGGTCTGCCGGAATCGTGCCGCGTGCGGGAACGGGCCAAGATCGTCAGCCCGGACAACCTCGCGATGGGCGAACACTGCTGGGTCGGCGAGGGCGCGGTCCTCGACGCGAGCGGTGGGCTGGAAATCGGCGAACACACCAGCATCGGGCTGAATACGCTCGTGTTCACGCATTCGAGCTGGCTCGCGAACATGGCGCTGGAAAACCATTCCGGCAGCGACCTGATCGAACGCAAGCCGGTGAAAATCGGCAAGGGTTGCTTCATTGGTGGCCTCGTGGTGATCATGCCGGGCGTCACGATCGGTGACTTCGCGACGGTGCAGCCGAACTCGGTGGTAGCGAAGGACGTCCCGGAACGCTCGCTGGTAGCGGGCAACCCGGCGCGGGTGTTCCAGCGCTACGACGAGGAATACATCGAGTCGGAGGTCAAGCGGGTCCGCGAGGAAAACGCCCGCCGCCGCGCGCTGTCGGACGACCCGTCTGGGTGGGGCTCTCCGTCGGGTGACTTCAGCGGGAAGTGA